Proteins found in one Campylobacter canadensis genomic segment:
- a CDS encoding phosphate ABC transporter ATP-binding protein: MNIFEVKNLQLFYKNYLALDNINIDLQQGLIHALIGPSGCGKSSFLSTLNKMVLLNDDVLINAQIKYKNIDIYKDYDDTLLRKEVALIFQKPCVFAMSVYDNIAYALRVFGIKNKSLLDELVINALKKAALFDELKDRLKQNALLLSGGQQQRLCIARALACEPSVILFDEPTSALDPISSAKIEELILKLKKEKTIIIVTHNMQQAKRISDKTAFFLNKQIVEYDDSNIIFNNAKDIRTKDYVNGKFG, encoded by the coding sequence ATGAATATTTTTGAAGTAAAAAATTTACAACTTTTTTATAAAAATTATTTAGCATTAGATAATATTAATATTGATTTACAACAAGGCTTAATACACGCTTTAATTGGACCAAGCGGGTGCGGAAAATCATCTTTTTTAAGCACTTTAAATAAGATGGTTTTATTAAATGATGATGTGTTAATTAATGCACAAATTAAATATAAAAATATAGATATTTATAAAGATTATGATGATACTTTATTAAGAAAAGAAGTGGCATTAATCTTTCAAAAACCTTGTGTTTTTGCTATGAGTGTTTATGATAATATAGCTTATGCTTTAAGGGTTTTTGGTATAAAAAATAAAAGTTTGCTTGATGAATTAGTAATTAATGCTTTAAAAAAAGCAGCTTTATTTGATGAATTAAAAGATAGATTAAAGCAAAATGCTTTACTTTTAAGCGGCGGACAACAACAAAGGCTTTGTATAGCAAGAGCTTTAGCTTGCGAGCCTAGCGTTATTTTATTTGATGAGCCAACTAGTGCGCTTGACCCTATTTCTAGTGCTAAGATTGAAGAATTAATCTTAAAATTAAAAAAAGAAAAAACAATAATTATAGTAACTCACAATATGCAACAAGCAAAAAGAATATCAGATAAAACTGCATTTTTTTTAAATAAACAAATAGTAGAATATGATGATAGTAATATCATATTCAATAATGCAAAGGATATAAGGACTAAAGATTATGTTAATGGAAAATTCGGCTAG
- the pepT gene encoding peptidase T, producing the protein MKDILVNNFLRYVKISSQSDASKKTLPTSSGQLELAKLLKEELEELKLSNIKLDENGILTACIKADESKKSIGFVAHLDTIDVGLSPNVNAQILKFTGDDLDLGKAILKVEQRPEIKKYLNEEIIFSDGSSVLGADNKASVAILMTLAKEFAKNKDIPNVYFAFVPDEEIGLLGSKVLNLDDFCPDYAYTIDCCELGELMYETFNAASAKLFIKGVSAHPMNAYNVMLNPSILASEFTLLFDRLQSPENTKDKQGYIWINELFANQNEAIVGLNIRDHDKNLFEEKKEFIRKAVYFMQEKYKRAEFKLEISDTYSNIKDAMNDKNKIALDKLKQAFKLCNIEPKIIAMRGGTDGSALSKRGLFVPNFFTGAYNFHSQFEFLPISSFLKSYEVAKTLITNS; encoded by the coding sequence ATGAAAGATATTTTAGTTAATAATTTTTTAAGATATGTAAAGATTTCATCACAAAGCGATGCAAGTAAAAAAACTTTACCAACAAGCAGCGGTCAGCTTGAACTTGCAAAACTTTTAAAAGAAGAGCTAGAAGAACTTAAATTAAGCAATATAAAGCTTGATGAAAACGGCATATTAACTGCTTGTATAAAGGCAGATGAAAGTAAAAAAAGTATAGGATTTGTAGCACACTTAGATACTATTGATGTTGGTTTAAGCCCTAATGTAAATGCACAAATTTTAAAATTTACAGGCGATGATTTAGATTTAGGCAAGGCTATTTTGAAGGTTGAGCAAAGACCTGAAATTAAAAAATATTTAAACGAAGAGATTATTTTTAGCGACGGTAGCAGTGTTTTAGGTGCTGATAACAAAGCTAGTGTAGCGATTTTGATGACACTTGCAAAAGAATTTGCAAAAAATAAAGATATTCCTAATGTCTATTTTGCCTTTGTTCCTGATGAAGAAATAGGGCTTTTAGGTTCAAAAGTGCTTAATTTAGATGATTTTTGCCCTGATTATGCTTATACGATTGATTGTTGTGAGCTTGGAGAGTTAATGTATGAAACCTTTAATGCAGCTAGTGCAAAACTTTTTATTAAAGGAGTTAGTGCTCATCCTATGAATGCTTATAATGTAATGCTTAATCCTAGTATTTTAGCTAGTGAATTTACACTTTTATTTGATAGATTGCAAAGTCCTGAAAATACAAAGGATAAACAAGGATATATTTGGATAAATGAACTTTTTGCAAATCAAAATGAAGCTATTGTAGGATTAAATATTAGAGACCATGATAAGAATTTATTTGAAGAAAAGAAAGAATTTATACGAAAAGCTGTATATTTTATGCAAGAAAAATATAAAAGAGCAGAATTTAAATTAGAAATAAGCGATACATATTCAAATATAAAAGATGCTATGAATGATAAGAACAAAATAGCACTTGATAAACTAAAACAAGCGTTTAAGCTTTGTAATATTGAGCCAAAAATAATTGCAATGCGTGGCGGAACTGATGGAAGTGCGCTTAGTAAAAGAGGGCTTTTTGTGCCAAATTTTTTTACAGGTGCTTATAATTTTCATTCACAATTTGAATTTTTGCCTATTTCATCATTTCTTAAAAGTTATGAAGTTGCAAAAACTCTAATAACAAATTCTTAA
- a CDS encoding PstA family ABC transporter permease, which produces MSSFIFKITMKISIFLIIFLFLSIIAFVFLKGAFYIDLSYFTLNEEKSILIPLINTFNIVFCAILLSSIFSISTAIFLCFYVKDNSIFKKIILLCANTLAAIPSIVYGLFAYLFFVIFFNFKISFLSGMLTLSIMALPIILVNTIAAIKSVESDYIKAAYALAFSKNTVIYLVLKRAKKIIFSGIILATAKLCAESAALIYTFGSLINIANIFESGRTMAVHLYVLASEGLFLEQSYASAFVLLLFISLICILFNYLIRKEI; this is translated from the coding sequence ATGTCTAGTTTTATTTTTAAAATCACTATGAAAATTAGTATTTTTTTAATTATATTTTTATTTTTAAGTATTATTGCTTTTGTATTTTTAAAAGGGGCTTTTTATATTGATTTATCTTATTTTACATTAAATGAGGAAAAAAGCATTTTAATACCATTAATTAATACTTTTAATATTGTTTTTTGTGCTATTTTGCTTTCTAGTATTTTTTCTATTAGTACGGCTATTTTTTTATGTTTTTATGTAAAAGATAATTCTATTTTTAAAAAGATAATCTTACTTTGTGCAAACACTCTTGCTGCTATTCCATCAATAGTTTATGGGCTTTTTGCTTATTTATTTTTTGTGATATTTTTTAATTTTAAAATATCATTTTTATCAGGAATGCTTACTTTAAGCATTATGGCTTTGCCTATTATTTTAGTAAATACTATTGCTGCTATTAAAAGTGTTGAAAGTGATTATATTAAAGCAGCTTATGCTTTAGCATTTAGTAAAAACACAGTTATTTATTTAGTATTAAAAAGGGCAAAAAAGATTATTTTTTCAGGCATTATTTTAGCTACAGCTAAACTTTGCGCTGAAAGTGCTGCTTTAATTTACACCTTTGGTAGCTTAATAAATATTGCAAATATTTTTGAAAGCGGAAGAACTATGGCGGTGCATTTATATGTTTTAGCAAGCGAGGGTTTATTTTTAGAACAAAGCTATGCAAGTGCTTTTGTGCTTTTGCTTTTTATAAGCTTAATATGTATTTTATTTAATTATTTAATAAGGAAAGAAATATGA
- a CDS encoding response regulator transcription factor, producing the protein MENSARIYILEDEKSVNELINYALSNINLNVFSFYNSKELFKALNEQKCDILVLDIMLPNQDGFSVLKELKENANTKDIEVILLSALDSEFNKVKGLDLGASDYITKPFSMLEFIARIKGILRRINKDDVLVFKNLHIDFKTRQVMLHNEDIKLTLKEFELLALLIKNPKKCFSKEELLDCIWKENFKTRTIDIHINTLRAKLKDYAKYIKTIHCVGYRFDLNA; encoded by the coding sequence ATGGAAAATTCGGCTAGAATTTATATTTTAGAAGATGAAAAAAGTGTAAATGAGCTTATAAATTATGCACTTAGTAATATAAATTTAAATGTTTTTAGCTTTTATAATTCTAAAGAGTTATTTAAAGCGTTAAATGAACAAAAGTGCGATATTTTAGTGCTTGATATTATGCTTCCTAATCAAGATGGTTTTAGCGTTTTAAAAGAACTGAAAGAAAATGCTAATACAAAGGATATTGAAGTTATTTTATTATCTGCTTTAGATAGTGAGTTTAATAAGGTAAAAGGTCTTGATTTGGGTGCAAGTGATTACATTACAAAGCCTTTTTCTATGCTTGAGTTTATAGCTAGAATTAAAGGTATTTTAAGAAGGATAAATAAAGATGATGTTCTTGTGTTTAAGAATTTGCACATTGATTTTAAAACAAGACAAGTAATGCTTCATAATGAAGACATTAAACTTACTTTAAAGGAATTTGAGCTTTTAGCCTTGCTTATTAAAAATCCTAAAAAATGTTTTTCTAAAGAAGAGCTTTTAGATTGTATTTGGAAAGAAAATTTTAAAACAAGAACAATAGATATTCATATAAACACATTAAGAGCTAAGTTAAAAGATTATGCAAAATACATAAAAACAATACATTGTGTTGGTTATAGGTTTGATTTAAATGCGTAA
- a CDS encoding PstC family ABC transporter permease encodes MARNKVSKSIYFLSAAFNLMLLFVIFFFLFKSSFDFFSQYDIFAFLLSSNWYPEEEIFGIFAMLVNTLVTSFVSLFIAGIFGVLIAFYIRFYAGKKMQSFLFFVLCFLSFIPSILYGFFALNTISPLIAKLSNTSGKGFLSVVIVLSIMILPTISLLTYSFLKEQKNDYYKSALALGLSKEASIFVVFKASLNGIYSALILAYARAIAEAMAVVMVAGNQVMIALGLFDGLRTLSANIVLEMAYAQDIHKLALSACAFILFILVLFINLILIVLRGKNV; translated from the coding sequence ATGGCAAGAAATAAAGTGAGTAAATCAATATATTTTTTAAGTGCAGCGTTTAATTTAATGCTGCTTTTTGTAATATTTTTCTTTTTATTTAAATCTTCATTTGATTTTTTTAGCCAATATGATATTTTTGCTTTTTTGCTTAGTAGTAATTGGTATCCTGAAGAAGAAATTTTTGGAATTTTTGCAATGCTTGTTAATACCTTAGTTACTAGCTTTGTGTCTTTATTTATAGCTGGTATTTTTGGAGTATTGATTGCCTTTTATATTCGTTTTTATGCTGGTAAAAAAATGCAGTCTTTTTTATTTTTTGTATTGTGTTTTTTAAGCTTTATTCCATCTATTTTATATGGTTTTTTTGCATTAAATACAATAAGCCCTTTAATAGCAAAGCTAAGTAATACTTCAGGCAAAGGTTTTTTAAGTGTAGTTATTGTGCTTAGTATTATGATTTTGCCTACTATAAGTTTGCTTACTTATAGTTTTTTAAAAGAACAAAAAAACGATTATTACAAAAGTGCATTAGCCTTAGGGCTTAGCAAAGAAGCAAGTATTTTTGTGGTTTTTAAAGCTAGTTTAAATGGAATTTATAGTGCTTTAATTTTAGCTTATGCAAGAGCTATTGCAGAAGCAATGGCGGTGGTTATGGTTGCAGGAAATCAAGTAATGATTGCTTTAGGGCTTTTTGATGGACTTAGAACTCTTAGTGCGAATATAGTTTTAGAAATGGCTTACGCACAAGATATACACAAGCTTGCACTAAGTGCTTGTGCTTTTATTTTATTTATCTTAGTTTTATTTATTAATTTAATTTTAATTGTGCTTAGGGGTAAAAATGTCTAG
- a CDS encoding AbgT family transporter — protein sequence MNKRLYAILNKIEYYGNKLPDITIMFLIAFFIVMVLSFFLSFIDFSYIHPVSKEQIVVKNMFAPTNFAELISRLMINFISFPALGLVLVATLGVSIAEGSGYIRAILIKLTKIVPDKLVVPVVIFISIMCHIVSDSAYVFLMPIAAAMYYSAGRHPIAGILTSFAALAGGFSASYIPSVVDPLMQEFTQNAARTIDVNYNVNVLCNYFLSIFSTFSVIAACWFVSAKIIEPLLEKTMPIDKDAKLVNMQTQSLNEIENKAFYKATFSFILMAVLLFVACYPDDSVMRAKDGSLTSGSSNLMKALVPLVFLFLAIPGYVYGKASKSIKSSKDLSTMAASSLNTLTTFIVFCFVCGQFLYVFNASNISTLLAISGATLLKAMNMPSTLTIFGVIIFTSFLNIFVTSATSKWAILSVVFVPMLMLLDISPELTQAAYRTSDSAVNVMTPLFPFYPLVIGYCQRYYKNTGVGTLVSLMLPYGIGLFVALVGSLFFFWALGIPLGFDTGYDYKGEF from the coding sequence ATGAATAAGCGTTTGTATGCTATTTTAAACAAGATTGAATATTATGGAAATAAACTGCCTGATATTACAATTATGTTTTTAATCGCTTTTTTTATTGTTATGGTTTTGTCATTTTTTCTTAGTTTTATAGATTTTTCTTATATTCATCCAGTTAGCAAAGAACAAATTGTTGTAAAAAATATGTTTGCTCCGACTAATTTTGCAGAGCTTATTTCAAGACTTATGATAAATTTTATTAGCTTTCCTGCTTTGGGTTTGGTTTTAGTAGCTACTTTAGGAGTTAGCATTGCAGAAGGTAGTGGATACATTAGAGCAATTTTAATTAAACTTACAAAGATTGTGCCAGATAAACTTGTGGTGCCTGTGGTGATTTTTATTTCTATTATGTGCCATATTGTTTCTGATAGTGCTTATGTGTTTTTAATGCCAATTGCAGCTGCAATGTATTACAGCGCAGGTCGTCATCCAATAGCTGGAATTCTTACTTCTTTTGCTGCTTTAGCTGGTGGATTTAGCGCTTCATATATTCCTAGCGTTGTTGACCCGCTAATGCAAGAATTTACACAAAATGCAGCAAGAACAATAGATGTAAATTACAATGTAAATGTTCTTTGTAATTATTTTTTAAGTATTTTTTCAACCTTTAGCGTTATTGCTGCTTGTTGGTTTGTAAGTGCAAAAATTATTGAACCTTTACTTGAAAAAACTATGCCAATTGATAAAGACGCAAAATTAGTAAATATGCAAACGCAAAGTCTAAATGAAATAGAAAATAAAGCATTTTATAAGGCTACTTTTAGCTTTATTTTAATGGCTGTTTTGTTGTTTGTTGCCTGTTATCCTGATGATTCTGTTATGCGTGCAAAGGATGGCTCTTTAACTTCAGGAAGTAGCAATTTAATGAAGGCTTTAGTTCCGTTAGTATTTTTATTTTTAGCTATTCCTGGTTATGTTTATGGAAAAGCTAGTAAAAGCATAAAAAGCTCAAAAGACCTAAGCACAATGGCAGCAAGTAGTTTAAATACGCTTACAACCTTTATTGTTTTTTGTTTTGTATGCGGTCAGTTTTTATATGTTTTTAATGCTTCAAACATATCAACTCTTTTAGCAATAAGTGGTGCAACTTTATTAAAAGCTATGAATATGCCATCAACTTTAACTATTTTTGGTGTTATCATTTTTACTTCTTTTTTAAATATTTTCGTAACAAGTGCAACATCAAAATGGGCGATTTTATCAGTTGTTTTTGTACCTATGTTAATGCTTTTAGATATAAGCCCAGAGCTAACTCAAGCAGCTTATCGTACAAGCGATAGTGCGGTAAATGTTATGACTCCACTTTTTCCTTTTTATCCATTAGTGATTGGATATTGTCAAAGGTATTACAAAAATACAGGAGTTGGAACCTTAGTTTCATTAATGTTACCTTATGGGATTGGATTATTTGTTGCTTTGGTTGGCTCTTTATTTTTCTTTTGGGCTTTAGGAATTCCTTTAGGTTTTGATACAGGATATGATTACAAAGGAGAATTTTAA
- a CDS encoding autotransporter outer membrane beta-barrel domain-containing protein, with product MKKHIVLLLSNAFIYAGSVDSKFFYQDYLDFANNKGKFQVNDSFSIFSIDKSKEIKIEKMIDFSVNNKSGLLLGEFANVGGSYSATAAHMIGDDYIKKGSYLEFGGVRNIVISSSNNLANYWGQGNHGAFNDNLRDFVILRTNKLNINNAASLINKDFFAKDSSAREGYKYLNNVNELLKDKRYSLIVRAGTGYQGINKASENEEVALYTKYFTGGILDSLSDFVSTWYDGELYHNAYDNKTNSYKDFNISAASGDSGSALYIYDNVDKKYYLLAVASYVTNGCYTSNDSYKCTGTHYSLVNNDLVNDFINKNTQKSDLNSFTFENNLFKDTQNNTLANNITSKDAARLDDLAKSKDYYFSKDANLTLKQDFDLGASALYFADNTKNTISGNYNFINAGVVVGKNSSLDYYAKTQSKDALVKMGEGLLNIKNSSSTGKLRIGDGSVVFENNDNFYTFGSIYAINGANIKITKNTQINPTYLYFATNGANLDLNAQKVDFHALNANDEKAHIYSSANTSTINILPLTTLDTTRFYHGSFGKNLDINIKSSYIFDGNFDVNNVSIDNKNVSFQGSLLTHNYIKNLKNPSALEGQNYYINPIERKDNSINEDEFINRNFNINKLSLSNNAELNLASDVSLNAKEIILQNSSLNAGKTSIELDLKQGENISSSQACGSKYTKDCTYDEYYAEFKYEENKKEFKITPKNININSNISLENSKLNFLNTNFYGSIKDINNSTLDTTNSIINANVNVANLISKNSIFNLNLEKNEQIKASNSANILTTKVNFSNINFTSTLDKILLVSLKNAQNANENLLSFNEIKEAFSILKPNIVYENKDNVSNWYLASIKDEILPEEKPNLPETKPEEKPSLPTEPSIPNTPNEPDVPNIPNEPSLPEEKPSLPETKPEEKPSIPEENIPDTPSFKQYFTSTKNTPAITSASNALDSAFTSFVLEWNNLFKRLGEVRYLNEYDNALWAKYYVGESRYLHSFKTNFYEIQLGADKKVSFNDIDFLSGIMLSKSYYKLDNKDYIKGNIDGYSLGFYASYLFNNDFFIDAVLKYFKYKNDFSILLANNDNKIQLFANNSYANLIYSLEFGKRFSFENYYLEPIIELIGARIAKQEIKKDNIKITQEAFNALSLKSALYFAFLDDNKYLRFGSGINADLLNAGKKILKDYHTQNNPIVLNSKKDKRLFINLSAGYKLSLKQVINLEFEKSFLGDLNTNYSFNLTYRYSF from the coding sequence ATGAAAAAGCATATTGTTTTATTATTAAGCAATGCCTTTATTTACGCAGGAAGTGTTGATTCAAAGTTTTTTTATCAAGATTATTTAGATTTTGCTAATAACAAAGGAAAATTTCAAGTAAATGATTCTTTTAGTATTTTTTCAATAGATAAAAGCAAAGAAATTAAGATTGAAAAAATGATAGATTTTTCTGTTAATAATAAAAGCGGACTTTTACTTGGTGAATTTGCAAATGTTGGTGGGTCTTATTCTGCAACAGCAGCACATATGATAGGAGATGATTATATTAAAAAAGGCTCTTATTTAGAATTTGGTGGAGTAAGAAATATAGTAATTTCATCTAGTAATAATCTTGCTAATTATTGGGGGCAAGGAAATCATGGAGCATTTAACGATAATTTAAGAGATTTTGTGATTTTAAGAACAAATAAATTAAATATAAACAACGCAGCAAGTTTAATCAATAAAGATTTTTTTGCAAAGGATAGCTCAGCAAGAGAAGGTTATAAATATTTAAATAATGTAAATGAGCTTTTAAAGGACAAAAGATATTCTTTAATTGTCCGTGCTGGAACAGGTTATCAAGGCATTAATAAAGCAAGTGAAAATGAAGAAGTTGCGTTATATACAAAATATTTTACAGGCGGAATTTTAGATTCTCTTAGTGATTTTGTTAGCACTTGGTATGATGGTGAGCTTTATCATAACGCTTATGATAACAAAACTAACTCATATAAAGATTTTAATATAAGTGCAGCAAGTGGAGATAGTGGAAGTGCGCTTTATATTTATGATAATGTAGATAAAAAATATTATTTACTTGCAGTTGCTTCTTATGTTACTAATGGTTGTTATACATCAAATGATAGCTATAAATGCACTGGAACTCATTATTCATTAGTAAATAATGATTTAGTAAATGATTTTATTAATAAAAATACGCAAAAAAGCGATTTAAATTCTTTTACTTTTGAAAATAATCTTTTTAAAGATACGCAAAATAATACTCTTGCAAATAATATAACAAGCAAAGATGCTGCAAGACTTGATGATTTAGCAAAAAGTAAGGATTATTATTTTTCTAAGGATGCAAATCTTACATTAAAGCAAGATTTTGATTTAGGAGCAAGTGCTTTATACTTTGCCGATAATACAAAAAATACAATTAGTGGAAATTATAATTTTATAAATGCAGGAGTGGTGGTTGGAAAAAACTCAAGCCTTGATTATTATGCAAAAACACAGTCTAAGGATGCTTTGGTTAAAATGGGCGAAGGGCTTTTAAATATTAAAAACTCATCTTCTACTGGTAAATTAAGAATAGGTGATGGCAGCGTTGTTTTTGAAAATAATGATAATTTTTACACTTTTGGTTCAATTTATGCAATAAATGGTGCAAATATTAAAATAACAAAGAATACTCAAATAAACCCAACTTATTTATATTTTGCTACAAATGGCGCAAACTTAGATTTAAATGCACAAAAAGTAGATTTTCACGCACTAAATGCAAATGATGAAAAAGCACATATTTATTCAAGTGCAAATACAAGCACTATAAATATTTTACCTTTAACAACTTTAGACACTACTAGATTTTATCATGGTAGTTTTGGAAAAAATCTTGATATAAATATAAAAAGTTCTTATATTTTTGATGGAAATTTTGATGTAAATAATGTTAGCATTGATAATAAAAATGTTAGCTTTCAAGGTAGTTTATTAACTCATAATTACATAAAAAATCTTAAAAATCCTAGTGCTTTAGAAGGACAAAATTATTATATTAATCCAATTGAAAGAAAGGATAATAGCATTAATGAAGATGAGTTTATAAATAGAAATTTCAATATAAATAAACTTAGTTTAAGTAATAATGCCGAACTTAATTTAGCAAGCGATGTTAGCCTAAATGCAAAAGAGATAATTTTGCAAAATTCTAGCTTAAATGCAGGAAAAACAAGCATAGAATTAGATTTAAAGCAAGGAGAAAATATAAGCTCAAGCCAAGCTTGTGGAAGTAAATATACAAAAGATTGTACTTATGATGAATATTATGCTGAATTTAAATATGAAGAAAACAAAAAAGAATTTAAAATAACACCAAAAAATATAAATATTAACTCAAATATTAGCCTTGAAAATTCAAAATTAAATTTTTTAAATACTAATTTTTATGGAAGTATAAAAGATATTAATAATTCTACTTTAGATACTACCAATTCAATTATTAATGCAAATGTCAATGTAGCAAATTTAATCTCAAAAAATAGTATTTTTAATCTTAATTTAGAAAAAAATGAGCAAATAAAAGCAAGCAATAGTGCAAATATTTTAACAACAAAGGTTAATTTTTCTAATATTAATTTTACTTCTACTCTTGATAAAATATTATTAGTTTCTTTAAAAAATGCACAAAATGCTAATGAGAATTTACTTAGTTTTAATGAGATAAAAGAAGCTTTTAGTATTTTAAAACCAAATATTGTTTATGAAAACAAAGATAATGTATCAAATTGGTATTTAGCAAGTATAAAAGATGAAATTTTACCTGAAGAAAAACCAAATCTTCCTGAAACAAAGCCTGAAGAAAAACCAAGCCTTCCAACAGAGCCAAGTATTCCAAATACTCCTAATGAGCCTGATGTGCCAAATATTCCAAACGAGCCAAGTCTTCCTGAAGAAAAACCAAGCCTTCCTGAAACAAAGCCTGAAGAAAAACCAAGTATTCCTGAAGAAAATATCCCTGATACTCCAAGCTTTAAACAGTATTTTACAAGCACTAAAAATACTCCTGCAATTACAAGTGCAAGTAATGCTTTAGATAGTGCTTTTACATCTTTTGTATTAGAGTGGAATAACCTTTTTAAAAGATTAGGCGAAGTGCGTTATTTAAACGAATATGATAATGCCTTGTGGGCAAAATATTATGTTGGAGAAAGTAGATATTTACATTCTTTTAAAACTAATTTTTATGAAATTCAATTAGGTGCTGATAAAAAAGTAAGCTTTAATGATATAGATTTTTTAAGCGGGATAATGCTTTCAAAATCTTATTATAAACTTGATAATAAAGATTATATTAAGGGTAATATTGATGGCTATTCTTTAGGTTTTTATGCTAGTTATTTATTTAATAATGACTTTTTTATTGATGCGGTACTTAAGTATTTTAAATATAAAAACGATTTTTCAATCTTATTAGCAAACAATGATAATAAAATACAACTTTTTGCAAATAATTCTTATGCGAATTTAATTTATAGCTTGGAATTTGGAAAGAGATTTAGCTTTGAAAATTATTATTTAGAGCCAATAATTGAGCTAATAGGTGCAAGGATTGCAAAACAAGAAATTAAAAAAGATAACATAAAAATAACCCAAGAAGCCTTTAATGCTTTAAGCTTAAAATCAGCTCTTTATTTTGCCTTTTTAGATGATAATAAATATTTGCGTTTTGGTAGTGGAATTAATGCTGATTTATTAAATGCAGGTAAAAAAATACTTAAAGATTATCATACACAAAATAACCCTATTGTTTTAAATTCTAAAAAAGATAAAAGATTGTTTATAAACCTTAGTGCAGGTTATAAACTAAGTTTAAAGCAAGTAATTAATTTAGAATTTGAAAAAAGCTTTTTAGGCGATTTAAATACAAATTATAGTTTTAATTTAACTTATCGTTACTCATTTTAA
- a CDS encoding substrate-binding domain-containing protein, with protein sequence MKKTLFLLCSAFSLCANNINAITRESASGTRASFVQIFDITKQINNKKLDNINPKIAITNSSGVMLTSVMNDINAIGYVSYGSLNNKIKALNIDNITINYENIKNKNYQISRNFNLIYKEENALIKDFLAFLNSNYACKIINDLKYICLNEKDYTSMNIKGKLTISGSSSISPLMQVLIKEYEKINPNANIDLLSTDSTMGYVSLMNNISDIAMLSRELKTSEKINNIKSFVLAKDAIAIIVNINNKLNNISKDDVKKIYEGKITKWQEIK encoded by the coding sequence ATGAAAAAGACTTTGTTTTTATTATGCAGCGCTTTTAGTCTATGTGCTAATAATATTAATGCAATTACAAGAGAGAGTGCTTCTGGAACTAGGGCTTCTTTTGTACAAATATTTGATATTACAAAGCAAATTAATAATAAAAAATTAGACAATATTAATCCAAAAATTGCCATTACAAACTCAAGCGGAGTAATGCTTACAAGTGTAATGAATGATATAAATGCAATTGGTTATGTTTCTTACGGAAGTTTAAATAATAAAATAAAGGCTTTAAACATTGATAATATAACTATAAATTATGAAAATATTAAAAATAAAAATTATCAAATAAGCAGGAATTTTAACTTAATTTATAAAGAAGAAAATGCTTTAATTAAAGACTTTTTAGCCTTTTTAAATTCAAACTATGCTTGTAAGATAATTAATGATTTAAAATACATTTGTTTAAACGAAAAAGATTATACAAGTATGAATATTAAAGGTAAATTAACAATTTCAGGCTCAAGCTCAATCTCGCCTTTAATGCAGGTTTTAATAAAAGAGTATGAAAAAATAAACCCTAATGCAAATATTGATTTATTAAGCACTGATTCAACGATGGGATATGTGTCTTTAATGAATAATATTAGCGATATTGCAATGCTTTCAAGAGAACTTAAAACAAGTGAAAAAATAAATAATATAAAGAGTTTTGTTCTTGCAAAAGATGCAATTGCAATCATAGTAAATATAAATAACAAGCTTAATAATATAAGTAAAGATGATGTAAAAAAGATTTATGAAGGCAAGATTACAAAATGGCAAGAAATAAAGTGA